The sequence below is a genomic window from Paenibacillus sp. DCT19.
TGAATTCCATCTGCAATGACCTCTGCACTAATCCGCGGATCGCTAAGTACGGCTCCGGCAGCACCGGGAAGCCGATGATGCAGTGGCGTCATGGCGTTGAATGTATGTACGGCATGATGCAGCCCCGCCTCTACTGCACGTTGTACCTCATCATAGCTGGCATCTGTGTGCCCCAGTGCTACCGTAATTCGTTGGCTTCGCAGCCATGCAATTAGCTCCAACGCACCTTCACGCTCTGGCGCCAATGTAACCTGCCGGATCAATCCAGGATATTGTTGCTCCCATTCTTCTAGCCACGATACATTAGGCATTACAATGTGCTCCGGATTTTGCGCTCCGGGCCATTTAGGGCTGAAAAACGGTCCTTCCAGATGCACACCCTCCAGTTGTGCAAAAGGCATCGTTTCGGATCGATATTTATGAACCTCATACAGCACCTGATCCAGTCTATCCTTCGGTGCGGTCATCGATGTAGCCAGCATAGCGGTCGTTCCTTGGGTGCAATGGAATGCAGTAATCGTATCCAATACCTCTTGGCTTGCATCCATAAAGTCTTCGCCATTGCCGCCATGCACATGGATATCAATGAATCCGGGCACAATCATGCCATGTTCAGGCACAGGCAAAAATTGCCCTTGTCGACGAAACGAATCAGGTAGCCCTTCGGGCGAGCCTGCATATATTATTTTTTCATCACGCCAAGCCAAAATTCCATCAGCAATCACACGATCTGGGAGCACAAGCTTACCCTGTAGCATAGATATCTTATCGCTAGCCGCAAGCTGTTGCGTATCATCTGTGCTCATCTAACCAACCTCCTAACCCAACCTCTGATCCATAACGTTCTCAGGATTAATTTATAATTTATTAAACTTATTATCTTACCCATTTCCCCGCAGCTCGGTCTAACAATACAACTACATTGGGGTGACATTGCAGCAGTGAAGCTGGGCATTCAGTCGTGATTGGCCCCATAAACGCTTGCCGAATAATCTCGGCTTTCTCCTCACCACGAGCGATCAGCAGAATCTGCTTCGCTTTCAGGATCGTCCCAACTCCCATGGTAATCGCCTGCGTCGGAACCTGATCAATATTGTCAAAAAAGCGAGCATTGGCTTTTCTCGTCTCTTCCTTCAACGCCACAACATGTGTCCGACCCGTCAGTTCTGTGCCAGGCTCATTAAATCCAATATGACCGTTATGTCCAATACCTAGAATTTGCAGATCAACCGGACCACGATCCTCAAGCCGTTGTTCATATGCCTTGCACTCCTGAGCTAAATCCGGTGCGTTACCATCGGGAATATACGTCCTTTCCAGGTCGATATCGATATGATGGAACAACTGTTCATTCATGAAGCTGCGATAACTTTCGCTATGCTCGGCGGGTAAACCTACATATTCATCTAGATTGAAGGAAGATGCCTGTGCGAAGCTAACCAGATCTTTTTGCACCATCGCAATTAATTGTTTATATATCCCCACTGGAGAACTGCCTGTAGCAAGCCCTAGTACCGCTCGCGGTTTCGTCTGTAGCAGACTCGTAATGATCCCGGCACCTGTAACGTTTAAATCTTCTTCATGTTCAAAAATACGAATGTTCATCTCGTTAAGCACCTCCGTTGTTATGAACCCGATAGGACTGTACATTGTGGTACGATTGCTCAAGCTTTGGAATGAATCGGTCAAAATCGGAACTCACCATGCCTGTGAACAAAATGTCGATGACATGTAATAAGGCAATTCGTGAAGCCATATCGCCTCTTCGCATGCCCTTCTCAAGTGAGGAAGTAAATAGAGGGATATCCGACACCGCAGCCAGTTTGTTATTACTGTAGGACGTCAGCGAGATCGTTGAGGCTCCCGCTTGTTTGGCACAATGCAGTGCATCAATCGTCTCAGGCGTTTCGCCCGAATACGATACAGCAACTGCAACATCCCCCTCTCCTAAAGAAGAGGCAGAGGTGATCTGCATATGGGAATCTGAGAAAGCGGTACAGCTCTTCCCTATCCGAACTAGTTTCTGATAGAAATCCTGAGTCACAATGGACGACGTGGCAACACCGTAGAGATCAATTCGGCGTGCAGCGCACAATAGTTCAATTGCATTGCCCACCCGCTCCAGATCAAGCAAACGAGTTGTGTCTGCTATGGAAGCCAGATGATTCGCTTCAATAGCCTCTACGATTTTGGACAACGAGTTGCCTGCCACAATATCCTGATATGCCGTTTCTCCTGTTGGGTGTGATAATTCGGCAGCAAGCTTCATTTTGAAATCAGGAAAACCTTTGAAATGAAAGGATTTACAAAAACGGGTTACCGTCGCCGGGCTCGTCCCGCTTTGCTGCGCAAGATGGTTAATCGTCCAGCCTGGAATGTCTGAGGGCGAACTCAATATCACTTCTGCAATTCGCCGTTCTTGAGCAGGCAGGTCTTGCAATTCTTGCTGCAACGCATGTAATATGGCTGCCATAAGCGCGCTCCTTATGAAAATTATTTTTATATTATTTAATGTATTAAAGAAAATTATTTTTATATCATCATTTTATACAACGATGACCTGTAAATCAAGAAGATTTCATTTACTTGTTTCATCTTTAGAGAGCCCTTATATTGGAATAATGAATTTGCACCAAGGAGTTGATCGGATAATGAATAAACGTCAGCAGAAGAAGATCATCCCGTCCATATGGATCATCGCCGAGAGGCAAAGTGAATATCGACCTTATTACGTCTTATATGCGATTGATTGGAAGCGAGCAGGCCGATTAAGCTGGGAGGGTTGGGATCGTCCGCATGACTTGTTGCAATTCCATGTTCCTATTAGACATAAGATAGGGAGTACAAGAACCACTACTCAGCCCTGTGCCAAAATTGCCAAAAAAGCGATATTTCTATCTCTAAATGAAGGACAGTTCGAGACTTTAGAGCAGCTGTTTTATCAGCCTTTTTCCAAGAAACGATGGAAAGAATTTTTGAAGCCACACTTATCGTGTTCATCTAGGCTGGTTACATGAAGATTGGAAGATCATCAAATAGCATAAAAGCCTTGCCCCATTCTTCATGACAAAGAATAGAGAAAGGCTTTCATGCTGCTACTTAACCCTAACTGTAATTCGCAACTAAATCTTCAGTTCTCCGAGCTTAATCAGCTCTACAACTGCTTGCGAACGACCCTTAACATTGAGTTTCTGCATCACATTCGAAATATGGTTACGCACCGTTTTCTCGCTGATGAATAACTGCCCTGCGATGTCACGCGTCGTTTTGTCTTGAACCAATAACTCGAATACTTCGCGTTCACGGTGGGTCAACAGAAATTTACTTTTATGATCGATACCCTTCAATGTTCACCCCTCCTTGCTCGGGTTGTGTTGGTGTAACAAGGTTAAGGGGATACAGTCAACTCATCTTATGTCAGGTCAAGGGCGATGGTTCAGTTTTAGAAGAAAAATGGGCAGTTATTTGCATATATCGCTCGAATACACGTAGTGCATATGTAATATAGGAGATGATGTAGATAACAAACATGCCTTTGCACTAGATGTGAACATCTACACAAAGGCACATTTGTCTCATTCGTTCTGATTACCGGAAATTATGATTCATAAGACCATCACGATTGGTGCGATTCATTGTACCGTCACCGAGAATGCCATCACGATGATTTGGATTCATTGCATTGGTTGGGAAAATGCGTTCCACCATCGAAGAGAAGGTATCGATGATGCCGCTGATCGGCTTACCGTTACGAATGTCTGTTGCATACGATTCTGTATGCTCAACAAATTCCGGGTTAGCGGATACATAGACATTTTCGACGTTAGGTGCAAATTGCTTGATTTTGGCTGCGATTTTGCCTTTGATTTCCTCTGGGGTATTATCATCCGAGCTATGCACTCGTTGCCCCTCGCTTTTGGTGCCATAGCGACCTTCATCCGTCGTGCGCGCTTTGCCACTGTTGGTCAATCCACGCATCATTCCAACCGTTCCTGTACCCATCGTACCGTAAAGTCCACGGTCATTCCCCATGTGACTACGATCTGTTGCAGCACCTGTGTTGAGTCCTGGCGCTATACCACTTGTAGTATATGGAGACATCGTTCCATCCCCACCATGAACGCGCAAACCGCCCATATCTTCGCTCATACTTTCAGTGCGCATGGTACTGTTCGGGTGAACGCTCATACCTCTCATATTCCCACGTGTCGACTTACTCTCCAACTTGCCAGCATGTCCATCGGTTAATCGAACGGCAACATAAGCATTGCGATCCGTTAACAACACGTTAGCTGACTTAACTTCCTTCATTTCTGTAATACGTTTAGCTAGTTCATCACTTGATTTTAAACTTGTGACACGATGACTACGATAATTGTTGGTGCGAATACCATCCATCCCGTTGCTTTCCACACCATAACGGTTAAGTCCCTTCACCTCATGGCGCACACTTTGGGAATGCATGTTGTTAGCATCCTTACTTGTACCGCAACCTGTTAATCCCGCCATTACAAAAATCGCACTCGTCAAAGATAAGGTTATTGCTTTCGCCTTTTTGGCTGTTGGCATGTCTCATCCTCCAATGGGTTATGGTTTTGGTCACAGAGATAGGATGCTCCTCTACGCATACAGGTATCCTGAAAGGATATGGAACCTTAACCTATGGTGGGGAATCTAATGCCTGCCTTTGACTTAGCTGGAAAATGTAAAAAAACGGTGCTGCAACTTATGCAGCACCGTTAGATAGATCTATAACATGATTACAAATATTTTTGTATAAGAATGCTTCACCACATTCATTTTTTCAGCGCCTCAGCGGAATTCTCTACATCCTGCAACACATCTGTTTGGAGACCGTAAGCCCATTCGCCATCCGGTGTAATTACCCAGATCTGGTCTGGGTCAGAAGCTACCATAAGCCCACGATATACATCTGTAATCGTCTCTCCATTCACATTCTGTTCTACTGTAAATGTAAATCGAGGGACAGTGTTTTTCAGCTCAGAAGCTCGGCGGACATCATCGGCAGTCGTTAAATTTTTTATTTTCCCGATCAAGGAGACCGCATCTGTTGCTTCCAATTCAGCGCCATTAAATGTCCACTGTTTCTCCATCGCACCTTCTTGAGCCGTTGATTTTAATATCCAGGTGGCTGCTTCACCCTCCCAGTCCAGAGACTGCACATTCGACTCATCGAGGTTGAACGGTGTTGTATCCAGCAGCTCACGCCGTGACAACTCGATACCACTAATCGTTTCACTCTTAACTGCGACAATAGCGCCTGAGTCTACACGAACATAACGAGCATCGTCGGCTGGCAGTTGACCTCCAATCGTGAGTTCGATTTTACGTTGATCCTTGAGCTGTATGTCCAGCTTTGCAGCATTTGTACCTAGTCCATACTTCTCAACATTCGTCGGAGTCTCCTCAACGACAAGATCCTGATCCGCTGCACTTAAAGCATCCAGCAAACTGCTTATGGCATAACCGTTCAGAGGGTAAGCTTTTGGTTCAACCATATGCCAGACCCCTTGCTCCAGTTTCAGTTGCGAAGTTTCTTCGCTTGCCACACTGTTCCCTTCAGTCGTTGGGCTATGAATCGTAATTGCCTCGATGTCTCCAGCTTGAATCCCAAGCAATTTTACCTGCTCCGCTGCTTCTTCTCGAAAATAATTTTGACTGGCTGCATACATCCAGCCCACCATCAGAACCAATACGGCAAGTATCGTTGGCATCCATTTTCTCATACACGTCTACGCCTCCACCATAAGAGTACTCCAATGATCACAAAGACGAGCGGGAATGCCACTAGCGCCACAAAGAATATTACTCTGGCTTGTTCACCGTTTAGGTAGGCCACTTGATAACCAGCTTGTATACGAGGTCTGATCGTTAATCCATCCTGCTTCTCACTTAAATAATTCGCCACATTCAGAATAAAATCACGGTTCCCTCCATTGGCAATCTCTGAATCCTGCATGAAGATTGAGGAGCCAAGAATGACCGCTTTTGGTTTACCATCCGTCGTATCTGCTGCATACCCAAGCTCCACCGGACCTTGTACATCCTGCTGCGGATCGTTAGAGGTTTCGTTTTGTAGCAGACCCGCAATATCTTTCTCCCCATAACTATCGTTTGACGAATGAATAAGTGGGGACAACGTATATTTGTCCTGCTCTTTACTCGTTAACGCAATGGACAGAGATAACATTGGATATAGCTTACTTTCGGCTAATTTATCCGTTATTGCATGAGATTCATATTCAGGTACAACCCACAAAGGCCCCATCGTACTCGCTTGTTGTTGATCCACCATCACCGCATGCTCATCCACGACACCGTAGTCCGCAGCAAGGGCATCAATGTTCTTCCAACCTGACTCCATATCTTCATGGAATCCGAGGGACAGCAACAATTTACCAC
It includes:
- the nagA gene encoding N-acetylglucosamine-6-phosphate deacetylase, which translates into the protein MSTDDTQQLAASDKISMLQGKLVLPDRVIADGILAWRDEKIIYAGSPEGLPDSFRRQGQFLPVPEHGMIVPGFIDIHVHGGNGEDFMDASQEVLDTITAFHCTQGTTAMLATSMTAPKDRLDQVLYEVHKYRSETMPFAQLEGVHLEGPFFSPKWPGAQNPEHIVMPNVSWLEEWEQQYPGLIRQVTLAPEREGALELIAWLRSQRITVALGHTDASYDEVQRAVEAGLHHAVHTFNAMTPLHHRLPGAAGAVLSDPRISAEVIADGIHVHPAAISILAQLKQPLDQLVLITDAMSAAGLEDGEYAIGDLPVIVEHGVARLKDGGALAGSTLTMVRGFRYLVQEVGLSVTAASRAASLTPARLLGIDHRTGSFAQGKQADIVLLNEGLDVAGVWVKGRRIAESLN
- the nagB gene encoding glucosamine-6-phosphate deaminase: MNIRIFEHEEDLNVTGAGIITSLLQTKPRAVLGLATGSSPVGIYKQLIAMVQKDLVSFAQASSFNLDEYVGLPAEHSESYRSFMNEQLFHHIDIDLERTYIPDGNAPDLAQECKAYEQRLEDRGPVDLQILGIGHNGHIGFNEPGTELTGRTHVVALKEETRKANARFFDNIDQVPTQAITMGVGTILKAKQILLIARGEEKAEIIRQAFMGPITTECPASLLQCHPNVVVLLDRAAGKWVR
- a CDS encoding MurR/RpiR family transcriptional regulator, producing the protein MAAILHALQQELQDLPAQERRIAEVILSSPSDIPGWTINHLAQQSGTSPATVTRFCKSFHFKGFPDFKMKLAAELSHPTGETAYQDIVAGNSLSKIVEAIEANHLASIADTTRLLDLERVGNAIELLCAARRIDLYGVATSSIVTQDFYQKLVRIGKSCTAFSDSHMQITSASSLGEGDVAVAVSYSGETPETIDALHCAKQAGASTISLTSYSNNKLAAVSDIPLFTSSLEKGMRRGDMASRIALLHVIDILFTGMVSSDFDRFIPKLEQSYHNVQSYRVHNNGGA
- a CDS encoding helix-turn-helix transcriptional regulator, with amino-acid sequence MKGIDHKSKFLLTHREREVFELLVQDKTTRDIAGQLFISEKTVRNHISNVMQKLNVKGRSQAVVELIKLGELKI
- a CDS encoding YhcN/YlaJ family sporulation lipoprotein; amino-acid sequence: MPTAKKAKAITLSLTSAIFVMAGLTGCGTSKDANNMHSQSVRHEVKGLNRYGVESNGMDGIRTNNYRSHRVTSLKSSDELAKRITEMKEVKSANVLLTDRNAYVAVRLTDGHAGKLESKSTRGNMRGMSVHPNSTMRTESMSEDMGGLRVHGGDGTMSPYTTSGIAPGLNTGAATDRSHMGNDRGLYGTMGTGTVGMMRGLTNSGKARTTDEGRYGTKSEGQRVHSSDDNTPEEIKGKIAAKIKQFAPNVENVYVSANPEFVEHTESYATDIRNGKPISGIIDTFSSMVERIFPTNAMNPNHRDGILGDGTMNRTNRDGLMNHNFR
- a CDS encoding DUF4340 domain-containing protein; protein product: MRKWMPTILAVLVLMVGWMYAASQNYFREEAAEQVKLLGIQAGDIEAITIHSPTTEGNSVASEETSQLKLEQGVWHMVEPKAYPLNGYAISSLLDALSAADQDLVVEETPTNVEKYGLGTNAAKLDIQLKDQRKIELTIGGQLPADDARYVRVDSGAIVAVKSETISGIELSRRELLDTTPFNLDESNVQSLDWEGEAATWILKSTAQEGAMEKQWTFNGAELEATDAVSLIGKIKNLTTADDVRRASELKNTVPRFTFTVEQNVNGETITDVYRGLMVASDPDQIWVITPDGEWAYGLQTDVLQDVENSAEALKK